A single window of Thalassomonas viridans DNA harbors:
- a CDS encoding DUF2937 family protein, with the protein MPKMLATLIDRCLFTVFFILGLQVPEFMQQYTQRLSGHLHEAHYQLEQFQAIADNQFQGNLLALIKRYQSNNDDVFQQTGQMIENLMLRIEGFNQNLTNLQQGDYLNRLYYFITQLDSQLAAATLEQYQLAIPVDINALTTGVTFAIILLLLGSLFSFLIKGLIRRFSTNNQIITRGPLP; encoded by the coding sequence ATGCCTAAAATGCTAGCCACCTTAATCGATCGTTGTTTGTTTACGGTGTTTTTTATTCTGGGATTGCAAGTGCCGGAGTTCATGCAGCAGTATACACAAAGGTTATCCGGCCATCTGCATGAAGCCCACTACCAGCTGGAACAATTCCAGGCCATCGCCGACAACCAGTTCCAGGGGAATTTACTGGCACTGATCAAACGCTACCAAAGCAATAATGATGATGTTTTCCAGCAAACGGGACAAATGATTGAAAACCTCATGTTGCGTATCGAAGGTTTTAACCAGAACCTGACGAACCTGCAACAGGGAGATTACCTCAACCGCTTATATTATTTTATTACCCAACTCGACTCTCAGCTGGCCGCAGCCACGCTGGAGCAATATCAGCTGGCAATCCCCGTTGATATAAATGCCCTGACAACCGGGGTCACGTTTGCAATAATTTTACTGTTACTGGGCAGTTTATTCTCATTTTTGATTAAGGGCTTGATACGCCGTTTTTCCACCAACAATCAAATCATCACACGGGGTCCGTTGCCTTAA
- a CDS encoding integration host factor subunit alpha produces MALTKAEVAEHLFEKVGLSKRDAKEMVEVFFEEIRGTLESGEQVKLSGFGNFDLREKSERPGRNPKTGEDIPISARKVVTFRPGQKLKSRVEAGNQDS; encoded by the coding sequence ATGGCGCTGACCAAAGCAGAAGTAGCAGAACATTTATTTGAAAAAGTCGGGTTAAGTAAGCGCGACGCCAAAGAAATGGTTGAAGTATTCTTTGAAGAAATACGTGGAACCTTAGAAAGCGGCGAACAGGTTAAACTTTCCGGATTTGGTAACTTTGATCTTCGTGAGAAAAGTGAACGTCCAGGGCGTAACCCGAAAACCGGTGAAGACATTCCTATTTCCGCCCGTAAGGTGGTGACCTTCAGACCGGGACAAAAATTAAAAAGTCGCGTAGAAGCGGGAAATCAGGATAGTTAA